A genome region from bacterium includes the following:
- a CDS encoding DUF721 domain-containing protein → MGEPRRIGDLVGGSLGSRRLREAVRLGRLRLVWEEIVGASLARRTRVKGLRGRTLVIEVNDPAALEPLRESVDRIGERLREKTGGEVEGIELPR, encoded by the coding sequence ATGGGTGAGCCGAGGCGCATCGGCGATCTGGTCGGGGGAAGCCTGGGCTCCAGACGGCTGAGGGAAGCGGTGCGTCTGGGTCGGCTGCGCCTTGTGTGGGAGGAGATCGTCGGGGCGTCCCTCGCCCGGCGGACCCGCGTCAAGGGGCTCCGCGGCCGGACCCTGGTGATCGAGGTCAACGACCCGGCGGCCCTGGAGCCGCTCCGGGAAAGTGTCGACCGGATAGGGGAGAGGCTCAGGGAGAAAACCGGGGGCGAGGTGGAGGGGATTGAGCTTCCGCGCTGA
- a CDS encoding MetS family NSS transporter small subunit, translating to MSDEPKLLESGPPAKWNRRSSFSLAPIGYDEGRAFLENLARQNLSPRLREAVEEGLAAIDRTQHMTLGAWIMFAVGVILLFGGSALAVSIAIRRGKPHIYSADSAGEP from the coding sequence ATGAGCGACGAGCCCAAGCTCCTGGAATCCGGTCCACCGGCGAAGTGGAACCGCCGCTCGTCCTTCAGCCTGGCCCCCATCGGCTACGACGAGGGGCGGGCGTTCCTGGAAAACCTCGCCCGGCAAAACCTCTCGCCCCGCCTCCGGGAGGCCGTCGAAGAAGGGTTGGCGGCCATTGACCGGACCCAGCACATGACCCTGGGGGCCTGGATCATGTTCGCCGTGGGCGTGATTCTACTCTTCGGGGGCTCGGCCCTCGCCGTCTCCATCGCCATCCGGCGCGGCAAGCCGCACATCTACAGCGCCGACTCCGCCGGAGAGCCGTGA